The Vitis vinifera cultivar Pinot Noir 40024 chromosome 12, ASM3070453v1 genome has a segment encoding these proteins:
- the LOC100266242 gene encoding serine/threonine-protein kinase-like protein At5g23170, with amino-acid sequence MNMIKEFDYKELEEATQGFSPTHLIGKGSHGLVYKGALQDGKLVAIKKPSPGLQILRDNTKIDNEISMLSSLPENPNIISLLGTSHDSAMNKVLVMELMPNGSLHDLLHVSTTPPTWPQRLGMAMQIARAVQFLHEEKPLVVHRDIKSANILFDSEWNAKLADFGLAVRKNENIDHSRVDSLSQPAGTIGYLDPCYTTPSKLSTKNDVFSFGVVLLEVISTSKVIDLSRTRTHIVEWAIPLIKKDRIKEVCDSRTELPMCMEGTIRHILRVAARCVSSREDLRPSMQQIIIDIDKHRSIDRVRVPIWSSLLESVVLIRRGRRSASRFRGANSVKCATHKGEVGGEFARGKVLLRDVLAEIC; translated from the coding sequence ATGAATATGATCAAGGAATTCGACTACAAGGAGCTCGAAGAAGCGACTCAAGGCTTCTCTCCTACTCATCTTATCGGTAAAGGAAGCCATGGATTAGTCTACAAGGGAGCTCTACAAGACGGCAAGCTCGTCGCGATAAAAAAACCTTCCCCGGGCCTTCAAATCCTTCGCGACAACACCAAGATCGATAACGAAATAAGTATGTTATCTTCGCTACCCGAAAACCCTAATATCATCAGTTTGCTTGGTACGAGTCACGACTCAGCCATGAACAAGGTTTTAGTTATGGAACTCATGCCTAATGGCTCTCTTCATGACTTGTTGCATGTTTCCACTACGCCACCAACATGGCCTCAACGCTTAGGGATGGCCATGCAGATAGCTAGGGCAGTGCAGTTCCTTCATGAGGAGAAGCCTTTGGTTGTCCATAGGGATATCAAGTCTGCCAACATTTTGTTTGATTCAGAATGGAATGCCAAGTTGGCAGATTTTGGGCTCGCCGTtcgaaaaaatgaaaatatagacCATTCCCGAGTCGACTCATTGAGTCAACCCGCCGGGACTATTGGGTATTTGGATCCTTGTTATACCACCCCTAGCAAACTAAGTACAAAAAATGATGTGTTTAGCTTTGGGGTAGTGCTACTAGAAGTTATTAGTACTAGTAAAGTTATAGATCTGTCAAGGACACGGACTCATATAGTCGAGTGGGCAATACCATTAATAAAAAAGGATCGGATAAAGGAGGTTTGCGACTCAAGGACTGAGTTACCGATGTGCATGGAGGGTACTATAAGACATATCTTGCGTGTGGCGGCCCGTTGTGTCTCCTCAAGGGAAGATCTTCGACCATCGATGCAACAAATCATCATTGATATCGATAAACATCGATCCATCGACCGGGTTCGGGTTCCGATTTGGTCAAGCCTCTTAGAAAGTGTAGTTCTTATAAGAAGGGGGCGAAGATCAGCATCCCGATTTAGGGGGGCTAACTCAGTGAAGTGTGCAACTCACAAAGGAGAAGTTGGTGGTGAGTTTGCAAGAGGGAAGGTGTTGTTGAGGGATGTTTTGGCTGAAATATGCTAG